Part of the Mycolicibacterium mageritense genome is shown below.
GCAGAAGGTGTGGAAGCGCGTCGCGGTGCTGTTCGCCGGCCCCGCGATGAACTTCATCATCGGCCTGGTGCTCATCTACGGCATCGCGGTGACGTGGGGCTTGCCCAACATCAACCAGCCGACCACCGCCATTGTTGGTGAGACCGGTTGCGTTGCACCACAACTCAGCCTCGACAAGATGGGTGACTGCACGGGCCCGGGCCCGGCCGCACTTGCCGGCATCCAGGCAGGCGACGAGATCGTGAAGGTCGGCGACACCAAGGTCTCCGACTTCTCGTCGATGGCGGCCGCCATCCGCAAGCTCGACGGCCCGGTGCCCATCGAGCTCAAACGCGATGGCCGCACCATCAACGTCGTCGTCGACGTGGCCCAGACGCAGCGGTTCACCAGCACCGAGGCCAAGGAACCCACCACCGTCGGTGCGATCGGGGTGAGCGCGCCTGCCGTCGAACCGCCCGCGCAATACAACGTGCTCACCGCGGTGCCCGCGACCTTCACGTTCACCGGTGACCTCGCGGTCCAGCTCGGCAAGTCGCTCGCGAAGATCCCGACCAAGATCGGTGCCCTGGTGGAGGCCATCGGCGGCGGCGAACGCGACAAGGAAACCCCGATCAGCGTCGTGGGTGCCAGCATCATCGGCGGCGAGACGGTCGAGGCCGGGC
Proteins encoded:
- a CDS encoding M50 family metallopeptidase translates to MMFAIGIVLFALAILVSVALHECGHMWVARATGMKVRRYFVGFGPTLWSTRRPNRLGETEYGIKAIPLGGFCDIAGMTSVDEIAAEDRPYAMYRQKVWKRVAVLFAGPAMNFIIGLVLIYGIAVTWGLPNINQPTTAIVGETGCVAPQLSLDKMGDCTGPGPAALAGIQAGDEIVKVGDTKVSDFSSMAAAIRKLDGPVPIELKRDGRTINVVVDVAQTQRFTSTEAKEPTTVGAIGVSAPAVEPPAQYNVLTAVPATFTFTGDLAVQLGKSLAKIPTKIGALVEAIGGGERDKETPISVVGASIIGGETVEAGLWVAFWFFLAQLNFVLGAVNLVPLLPFDGGHIAVATYEKVRNMIRAARGKVAAGPVNYLKLMPATYVVLVVVVGYMLLTVTADLVNPLSIFQ